The segment TTGGTTACTACATtggttttttttataaatattttatttataaattataaatttatttaacaacattttaaataattattttaaaaatacattattaaaatttttaaatttgttttaaattatggCACGTTGTTGGTGGATCAATCTTTGCATTTCCATTTGCATGTAATGAGCAAGGAAGCTATGAACAAGTAATGAGCAAACTTATTTTGCATATGCATGTGCCATAGAATAGTGTTGAATAgggatactcaaatgattaactgaattgaattatttaaaatgtaaataattttaattgttaacttcattgaatttttttcaaatacattaattgaatcaaaatattttggtaagttaattgaTGTCATTAGGTAAAGGCAAAGGAAATGATGTCATGAGTTGATAATAAGCAAACAAATTTTCCAATGAGCTGAGTTGCATATTTAAGGATCAAAGAATGGGAAGCACAAATTATCTAACTTAGAAAAGTCTTGAGAGATTAGAACTGAAAATGAAGCAGTGAAGCTGACTCCCTTGACTATAACTGAAGCAGATAATAAAAACAATCATTGCATAGTCATGAATTAAGCAATGAAAAGCATGTCATGGATTAAGAAAATCAAAGGAAATTACCTTGACTGGATGCTTGATAGAAAcagtgaagaagaaagaatgttgTGGTTACAATagccaagaagaagaagaaagtgaAGACAAAAACAGGCAAAATAATGAGGCATTCACTTCTGTGGTGGGTTCCACAAAGGCAGAAATCCCATCTTTTCTTTTAGCTTTTTGCTTGCCGTCTGACATTATTAGTTTGCATTTTGGGTACTTCATACTGACTTTTCTACTTGATACTAAAACCTTTGATCTGCTCTCAAAATTTGGAAGAAAGATATGAGGTCTAAAACCATGGAAATGTCCTTTCCATTATAGTATATTAACCGACAATACCAACTTTATTGGCACAAACAtaaaaaaatgtgatttttttaataaaagatattttaaagataaaatgtaaaattgataccaatagaaaattttaacacagaatattttatggcattatcaataatttaatttgaactgaaattaattgaaaaaaaaatgaggtTTAAGAGGAAGtaaaagttttgaaaaaaaagtaaaagaaaaatgtTTTTCGAGTTTGGGAAAAGTAAAAGTTttagagaaaaataaaaggaaaattttttGGGAGTAAAAGGGTTTGCGAGGAGAGGGGGTTGGGATATGGAAAGTAAAAAAGATTTTATATTTAACTTTTTGAGTTATTCTAATTCGAAAATTTAACTCGGTTCAAATTCGAAATTTAAAAACATTTGAGTTGATTCAGTTAACTTATTTAactcaattaattcaattcagataattttaatttttttttttacttttgaaatcaaatcaaattttgttCACCCCTACTTCACATGCCTATTACATAATAATGTTATTATCCGTACTAATATTTGGTGACAAAAATACCAATcactatttataattttaattatgtaaAAAGTTAATTTCAATTTGTCACAAGCATTTCTCTTGATTTATAAGTTTATATGATGTCCACAAAATcaactaaaaaaaatcaaattaatgcCATACCAACAAGTTAGGATTTTCTATTTTCAAGTTATCATATATCAGTCAATAATAAGTTATGAATAGTATAGGTATTTTGTAAGAAAAATTCAAATCCTTTAAGATTAACTAATGTGATTAACTTAAGAGAGAGAAGTAAAAAAGTTTTTGTACATTTGAGATATGATACAATAACAATAATAGTAGAAGAACTTAGATCAAATCGAATATATCCAAATGTTATTCTCATTCTTATCGCTTattttgaaagaaaacaaatgacTAAGAGGTAGAAGTAGGCAATGAATTAGGTCATGATGAAAGGGTTTGTTAAGATTCTTCGGATCTTTTACAAATGTAAATCCCGTTTGAATTAGTGAGAGATAAACAACTATAATAGCTCCAAGGGTGGAGATGCCTACCACCCAACTTCTGAAATAATGGTGTACCAACCCCGCTCTAAACCAAGCATAGGAGCCATTGCAATAAGTGTTCATATCGTGTACTACTTTGCATAAATAAGACTCCCCACAATCCATTGCTATTTCCTTGCACAGTCCATTCAAAAGTTTGGCCACTTCTTTGTTGCTACCTAAACAATGGTGAAGAACCCCTTTGTGGTGAAGAAATCCCACATCTTCAGCTGAGTTAATCAAACCATCGAAAAAGAACAAATACGATGTGACATAAGGTCTGCACTTGGGATGGCATTGTTCATAGGCCACCATGTTTCGAAACAGGGTTCCCTTGTGATCATCGACGTAGAGAGGAGGGACTTTTAGCCACCTCCCCTCAGAGCTTACATCTAGTGGAGGACAATTAACAGCTTTCTCAATCACGACACCAGCTTCCATTAGCTCCGTCATGGACCGCACCATGTCAATCCCCTCTTCTGCTGCATTGCTCGAACCGCTCGTCTTGATACTTTTTAGTCCTTGTGATAAGTTTATAGGAAATGGGAGGATACTTTGCCTGAAAAGGCCAAGAAAATGCAACGTGTTCTGAATTCCTTGTGCATTCATGGCCCGCACATCCCTTTGAGACTGCAATAGAGGATTGAAAAAACAAAAGGCAAGCTGTTCCAAGCAAGTGCTTGATTCATCTGATCTTTTGGTCAGCTCAAACAATTTCTGCAAAACAAAAAGGGAAAGCTGGTTTTCAAGCATGATCAGATCCCGACGAAGAGTAGGCAGCATCCACCTTTGAACAGAGGGAGCACACTGAAAGTTGTTGTGCTTCAACTCTCTCAAGAGCTCCACAATAAAGCAGCCATCAACCAGCATCATCCTAACAAATTTATCCTTACTATGTTGTTCAGCATTGTCCCAGTAGCATCTACGAGCATCCTGCTCCAAATCTTCCATGGCTTTCATCGCTGGGTCTAGTTCCACCCCATTAGGCTGTTTTGGACGAAAGAGGCAGTGAAAGAATTTCCATTTTAGCTCTTCCATTGCTTGTAACCTTTCCTGTCCAAGATGGTAAGGACTGATTGAGATGATAGTGGGAGCATAGGCGTCGGGTTGCACCTTACGCATGTTAATGGGGACCTTGTATATGCACGCATTTTCTCTATCATTGGGAACATTAATTGCCAACTCCTCCTCCAATGTGGTTTTCCACTTTGATAAATTTTGTTGATTCCAAGctttggtaatgtcatgaaagGTTCTGCTTGTCTTGTGCAAAAGCAACCTTGTAAGGGAGCAGTTTCTCATTTCCAGATGTGAAGATGTTACAAGAAAAGAGTAACTGAGTCACTTAGGATAAAATTGACAAGGAAGAATAGTTCAACTCTTAAACAGTAAGGTTAAGTTGTCTATTAATTGAATCTATCCTCAACAAGTGTGCAAAAGCAACAGTTATTGCAATGGCTCCTATGCTTGGTTTAGAGCGGGGTTGGTACACCATTATTTCAGAAGTTGGGTGGTAGGCATTTCCACCTGTTACAATATGTAAATAATACACACGTTTCAATAAGGTGGTTAGGCAGTTGATAAATTAGTTTTATTGTTAAGGGTTGTTAACAGCATTTACATCTCTCTGTTTGtgtatgtcgaaaccattttttaaatcgagttttaaaaaataggaatcgactttaaaaacaaaaatgggagtcgccaccaatctttttaggtgtgattggatcacctttaaaacattttgttttaaaatcattagttttggtctacgaaataaaagaacgagttcaggagtcggttacgttcgaggaaggattagcaccctcgtaacgcccaaaaattggtacctaattaattatcaaatgtctttaaggtcggaaatttaaaaattttgagatgcaatcctctttaaaatattttgattttgaaaattgagattcacttgtatcaaaatattgacactaagttagccccctttttttttttgagatccctatctcgaaacaacaaaacgccacatccaataagttaggatacaatgctttgaaattccaagacagttgcttgtattttaaaaatcttaaaaaatttagaagggtacttgactattcgaactcaacgagaaaagttgcaacccaataagttagggcactacttttctcgaagtttccaaacatcaagcattgccttttattttttaaaaaaaaaccttggaatattattttaaatgatgttttaggatgacatattaatgcatcatgaagcatagatgtacaaaatattctaacatttccatacaaacataaataatatcattaagacaaaactaaataacatgaacatacgtttaataaaaaaatcatactagggtaaatataagataataaacaaataaaaacatgagtaaactaagagaaaaacataatacatgcaaaattatacaacaatatatatcataaaatagcacataaaagaaataattaaacatagcatataaaaaaatgaaactatgcacaaataagataaatgacttacactaaaaaatgaataaataaaacatttacaaattataaaaatataatgcaatagttcaaaatacatgaaatgataatataatatatatacatgcatagaaaatatatatttgaaaataaactatataaaaggttaaatattataatatataaaatacataatcaaatgtataaaagataagaataaatatacatatttgaaaaatgaagaaattaaaataaaaaaaggttgaaaaactaagatagacaaagaataaaataagaacaaaccacagagagtaagaacgcaagagggagagaaatttgagtgaatgctctcaagaattcttattgcttcccaaaactcaagtgatttacaatggagggaaaggcctctatttatagttgagcctccccaaatccaacggtacagatcaattacatcaacggttaagattaaaggatatctacaaattaaatcttcaagattacaaaatcatatcttctaagattatatatcatatctaagattgcaatcatatctaagattgcatcatatctaagattgcaatcatatctaagattatatcatatctaagattgcatatcacatctaagattgcatatcattgaagattatatttccatatgagtcaaacttgtagatggaccttaaatcttttcaagtaatgggtcattctgatcgggccaaattatatttgtaatcctggactgaacttggacttcgttttttttttgggtttattatttttatttttggacttatttctgggctcgggcaaaattgagtgtctatagctgcccctctttgctcattgttgtgtaacaggaatagagcaaagactataaaatgaCCAATTTTGCCCGAGCTTGCCAGCTTCAGACTTCATGGTCCTCAATCTGCTCCTTGCAAACTCAAGATTGTTATGTtgatatcttcaatctgctctccatcaaacacagagacgccaaattaacttcttcaatttgttccctgacaatacagagatgtcaaatcatcttagatttgctttaacgtaagcacgtgaaagccaaatcagctatgtctttgatcAGTTCCCTGTAAGCATAGgaatgccaaatctgttatcttcaacGTGTTCCCtgtaagcacagggatgccatgctgaaattttcgatctgcttcactgcaaacTCAGGAAGTCAAGATCTGCATTCTTCAACCTGCTCCTTGCAAACTCAAGGACGCCATGATGAAATCTTTAACCTGCTCCCTGCAAACTCAGGAACGCCATGCTAATATCTTCGACCTGCTTCACTGCGAACTCAGGAAGTCAAAATCTGCTTTCTTCAACCTGCCTCTTGCAAACTCAAAGacgccatgctgaaatcttcaacCTGCTTCCTACAAACTCAGGAACGCCATgctgatatcttcgatctgctttacTGTGAACTCAAGAAGTCAAGATCTGCTTTTTTCAACCTGCTCCTTGCAAACTCAAGGacgccatgctgaaatcttcaacCTGCTCCCTGCAAACTCATGAACGCCATGCTGAAATTtttgatctgcttcactgcaaacTCAGGAAGTCAAGATCTGCTTTCTTCAACCTGCTCCTTGCAAACTCAAGGATGCCATGCTGATATCTTCAACCTGTTTCCTGCAAATTCAGAGACGTCATgctgatatcttcgatctgctttacTGCGAACTCAGAAAGTTAAGATCTGCTTTCTTCAACCTGCTCCTTGCAAACTCAAGGacgccatgctgaaatcttcaatctgcttcctGCAAACTCAAGAATGCCATGATGAAATTTTCGATCTACATTGTCCCCTAGaggacataacctgtagaatgcttATGCTTAATGATTAGGATGCCATAAttgaaatgagtcaaatgctttCCTAATTAAACATACTATGATGCAATAAATGTCATAAGAATGATTCCTATTTCATATGTTATCACTCATTCATCTATCGAGATTTCCACTTCGTTGTTCTCGACGTATCAATCATACTCTACTTGTGTGTTTTGTATTTCTCCCATCAATTTGGTCCATTGTACCATTCCCCAAATGTTACGACCCACTGGAGATATTTGTGAAATGACCGTCTCTTAGGGTCAATACTTTGCTTAATTTGTCCCACTGTTTGGGACAACAGAAGTAATCTTAATTTCTTTAAGTACCTCTAACTTCTACACACAGGAATCCTTTAAACAAATATCccgtttcagtttcttgtattatctagaaacttCCAAAGTAATATATAAAACTTCTTTTGTAAAAATATTATCAGTCCATTAATTGATACTTCAAtataaaatgcttgaaaaaggtcACAATAATGGACGAGAAAGAAATTAATTAGGAGCATAGCTCGAGATAATTAATCAAAGATAGCCAAGAAACTAATTAGGGCTTATCTTGGAAAGAATAAAGTAATTAAAGTTAGCAACTTCAAAAATAGGTAAGATGAAAATTAGGTGCCCCAGATGTCGCAGCCTGAACTTTGCTGTACCAACCtcttgaggaccattttgagttcaatatgtgtttaggggatccaaagtactttgtcgatgccccaagtcGTAACATACTTCTTCTTTGTCAATTTAGGTATAGCGAGACTACCATTCGCCCCACTTTGATCgaaatttgagccgcccttttcaggttttcaactcaaaacccctttggtctcaaagcgccctttgcgggttttcgccttggcttctccattttttttttccttttttctttttcctttttttctttttctttttctctttctttttttttcttttttcattttttctttgaaggtcacaaagtgccctttgcgggttttcgccttggcctctcctctTTTGGATATCTGAATCCGAGTTTGCAGGAATTTATCTCAGTCAAACTCAATGCTCCTCCGGGGAAAACCCTACATAAGGTCCTTCCTCATTTTGGCATTCTCCTTCATTTGAAATCCTTTTGAATAGAAATGATCTTCCTCAATATCAAGTCCATCATGAATCAGCCTCATTCGTTTCTGACTGTGCATACTTTCAAGCCCTTTTTTTCAACTTCATCTGACTCCTGACTAAATCAAAGTTTGAAAATGAATCTCAATGGGCAGAACCACCTCTATTCTATAAACTAAATGGAAAAGTGTTGCCCCAGCGAAAGTCCTAGTCATTGTAAGCATAGAGGGTAAGTGatagcttctcatgccaatcctTGCAAGTCTAGGTCACCTTccataatttttgttattttctttctttttgtgctTTTTCTTTTTAGCATCCTTTGCTGTACTGTAATATGCCATTTGATCTTTGAACAGACTGTAAATTTTGTTGTTTTACAGTTGTGAATTTATTGAACATGATCATTTTTGGCATTCTTtgaaaaatttctttcttttttttccttttttttttgaaatttggtgACTGTTGACTTTGCAATATTGGCATAAAAAGCAACATTCACCCTCTTGATAACTTGATGTCAACTGGCCTCATAACATGCATGCCCTATATATGAAGGAAATGAAGAAGTCACGTAACCCTTGTCTCTTGTAATTCGTCTTTTATAGCATAGCTCATGCGATCCCCTTCCATGGTGAACCAACAATGCTCAAACCTCATATTTAGCCTTACCATTGTAAACTCCTGCATACGTCCTATGGCTCTCTTTTAAGCTTTTGACATACTCGCGTCTCGATAGCCCAAACATGTCATTGATATGATCATGCAAAAAGACCCTTGAATTCTCGAAAAtgtcttattttatttttgtgatGAGCTAGACTTCAATAATATCCACTGACCCTTTGTAAAGTAAGATCCATTTTCATCTTTATTCAaccattcttaacaaatcagAAGATAGGTTATAATCTATGTTATCTTCAAAGTTCTGAGATCCCCCAAAACACACATTTCACTCAAAAAGAAAATTCTGAGTCAACAGCAGcattgctcatatcattgatatctggggacccaTTGTGGATTCAAAGGAatattccaaagaataaatgattcaaAGAATGATTGTTATAGGTATGAACATAAAAAATGTCTGAAAGAAAGTCTAGAGGATAAAAGAATTTATACATggtaagaataaaagaatatcgTATTCAAAAGatacattttattgaaataaaaatttcggacacaagcctatttcacaaaaggattcttattgcctcTAGGCTTAAGGCAACAAGCATGTTTTGAGTATTACTCAGATTAGTCCTAAAAATACAAGGATTACTTGGtttcattattcaaaacactCCTTAATATGTAAAAGCTAATGCCCAACAGATTTTTTTGCTCGATCATCAATCCTCTTCATTTCATCTTCAATGGGGTTCTTATTTCTAAAATATCCCCCATTGAACCTTCTCACAATCCTTCAATCAATTACACTTACCCCTTTGTCACCAAGGTTTTGTAATAGGCTCTTTGTACCAGGGGTATCATTAAACTTCACAATCCCCATCCTGATAAGTCTTTCAACTGTCTTCTTGAAAGCAGTGCAATTTTCTATTGAATGCCCCGGTACTCCCGCATGGTAATCACAATGAGCGTTtgaatcataccatttggggtatggggGCTGCAACGGTTCTATATAAAACGGAGAGACCACATGCGCGTTAAATAAACTTTGATATACTTCCTTATACGACATTGGGATTGGCGTAAATTAGAACTTTTCAGAGTTTTACCTTGTATCTGATTCCTGCCTTGTCGAACCCTGTTGCCCCACAGTGGTTACTCTAGGTTGGCTGACAGTAATGGCTTTTGAATACCCTTTGTTATATGTACTCGTATTATTCACTTCATTCTCTTTTTTCTTGAGAACGTGCCTCTTAGTAGCTTCACCTTCGATTTTGCCACCTCTTATGGTATTTTCGATCATTTCACCTGCCATGACTATGTCAGCAAAGCTTTTGGTAGtacttccaatcatgtgagtaatGAATGGAGCTTTCAAAGTATTGATGAACAACATAGTAGTCTCCTTTTCCAAGAgcggtggttgaacttgcataGCAACCTCCCTCCATctttgtgcatattgcctaaaattctcATTAGGCTTCTTCTTTATGTTCTGCAACGTAATCCTATCaggagtcatgtcagtcacatgattatATTGCTGTATGAAGGCCTACGTAAGATCTCTCTATGAACTGATTCTggcacggctcaactgattgtaccacctagccgctgcCCAAACCAAACTATCTTGGAAACAATGGATCAACAATTGATCATTATTTACATAGCCTGTCATCCTTCTATAGAACATAGTAATATGGGCCTCCGGACAAGTAGTCCCATTATGGGGAAGCACCAGATCTGGGACTAAGTTCAAACCCTTAGCGTCAATCCCATGATGACTACTAGCACCCTTTAAAACACGAAACTTTTCTTCCAACCATTTGCAGCGATCCTCCAATTGTTTCGAGGATTCCATTGCTATTCTTTCTTTTTCAACCACATCAAGGTCAGGGGTGATAGGATTAGTAGAGTTATCTCTCAAATTAAGTCCCAAACCAGCTGGGAAATTCATAGGGATTCTGGTATCGACAGACTCATGTTGTGGCCTTATAGTGACAGATGACCTCCTAGGGGGTACCTCAGCTTGTGCTGGCACATGGGGTGGGGTAAAACCTGGAGGGTGATCCTCGCCATCCTGCCCAATGATAGCCATAGGGGTTTTTCCCTTATCAGTGGCTCTCAGCAGCTGAGCTATTTTAGCCATCATATTCCTTTAGGACTCTAGCATCTGTTCCCTCATATCGTTCTGCATCTTCGCCAACTGCTCTTGCAACTGGTCTTGCATTTCCTTCTAAAATTGCTCAAATCTCTGATCAATATTCTTAGTCTTAGTGCGGGTACCGTTAAGGATGTGTAGATTCCAGGTTAGGCCTTActataataattttaactaaTCAGGGCTCTCTAAAATTTTAaatgcatatgatgtaatgtcatgcaaatgcatgaatgcaaaaaggcatcgatctcgattcaatttcatttagaaaactttatttagaaaaagaatatctttacatatgaatggattacaaatacgccttcGCCCTATGGACCAAAGCTTTAACTCTCCTAAACAACAGAGCTAACTCTTGACCACGATCGGCTGTAGCTTGTATTTCGCGCTCAATGTATCAACTTGTACCTTCAAGGTCCGTAAATAATTTACTACCATCTCGAATTTGAGCTATAGCTTTACCCATGAGATAATCCCTATAGCCATGGACACCTCATCCAGTGTTTGTAAGGTTATTCCGATTATCTTGAAAGGAAGATTGACGAACAAGTAGGCATTTCTACTTCTCAGCATGCTGCCTTAAAATGATATCCAGCACCTTCAGTGTTTCTTGAGAGCTTTCAGATTCCTGTCCACGCAAAGCATTTTGAAATGCTTACATGGGTATCTTCTCAGCATAGCTAATCTCTACTTTAAAGGTCTTTAAATGATATGGTCTTCTTTAATCTCTTTCTTTTGCGTCCATTTGGGCAAGCCATCAAGGCTTGCATTTCCATTGTCTCTGATAGGTACAACATAGTAAACTCATGATTGTTGTTTGGTAGCGGTCCTATAGTAAATAAGCCTTTTACCATCATAGGCTTAATTTTTCCA is part of the Gossypium arboreum isolate Shixiya-1 chromosome 5, ASM2569848v2, whole genome shotgun sequence genome and harbors:
- the LOC108451546 gene encoding UPF0481 protein At3g47200-like; protein product: MRNCSLTRLLLHKTSRTFHDITKAWNQQNLSKWKTTLEEELAINVPNDRENACIYKVPINMRKVQPDAYAPTIISISPYHLGQERLQAMEELKWKFFHCLFRPKQPNGVELDPAMKAMEDLEQDARRCYWDNAEQHSKDKFVRMMLVDGCFIVELLRELKHNNFQCAPSVQRWMLPTLRRDLIMLENQLSLFVLQKLFELTKRSDESSTCLEQLAFCFFNPLLQSQRDVRAMNAQGIQNTLHFLGLFRQSILPFPINLSQGLKSIKTSGSSNAAEEGIDMVRSMTELMEAGVVIEKAVNCPPLDVSSEGRWLKVPPLYVDDHKGTLFRNMVAYEQCHPKCRPYVTSYLFFFDGLINSAEDVGFLHHKGVLHHCLGSNKEVAKLLNGLCKEIAMDCGESYLCKVVHDMNTYCNGSYAWFRAGLVHHYFRSWVVGISTLGAIIVVYLSLIQTGFTFVKDPKNLNKPFHHDLIHCLLLPLSHLFSFKISDKNENNIWIYSI